The following proteins come from a genomic window of Gossypium raimondii isolate GPD5lz chromosome 5, ASM2569854v1, whole genome shotgun sequence:
- the LOC105769396 gene encoding xylulose kinase 2 isoform X2: protein MGDLSLPNDALFVGFDSSTQSLKATVLDSNLVIVASGMIHFDSDLPHYKTKDGVYRDANVNGRIVSPTIMWVEALDLIFQRLSKSNLDFGKIAAVSGSGQQHGSVYWKKGSSALLSSLDPKKPLVDQLRDAFSVKESPIWMDCSTTAQCREIEKAVGGALELSKITGSRAYERYTGPQIRKIFETQQETYENTERISLVSSFMACLFLGAYACIDTTDGAGMNLMDIKQRAWSKAALEATAPGLEEKLGKLAPAHAVAGSIASYFVERYKFNKNCLVVQWSGDNPNSLAGLTLNTPGDLAISLGTSDTVFGITKDPQPGLEGHVFPNPVDTEGYMVMLVYKNGSLTREDVRNCYAEKSWDVFNKFLEQTPPLNGGKIGFYYKDHEILPPMPVGFHRYILQNFNGETLDGLNLQEVQEFDPPSEVRALIEGQFLSMRAHAERFGMPSPPKRIIATGGASANKSILSSIASIFGCDIYTVQRPDSASLGAALRAAHGWLCNKRGSFVPMSCMYKDLDKTSLSCKLSMAAEDQKLVSKYALLMKKRMELENNLVKKLGRY from the exons atgggGGATTTATCTCTTCCTAATGACGCCCTCTTCGTTGGATTTGATAGTTCTACTCA GTCGTTGAAGGCAACTGTTTTGGACTCCAATCTCGTTATTGTTGCTTCAGGGATGATCCACTTTGACTCTGATttgcctcattataagactaaGGATGGTGTTTACAGAGACGCTAATGTTAATGGCAGAATTGTTTCACCCACCATAATGTGGGTGGAGGCTTTGGATCTTATTTTTCAAAGGCTTTCTAAATCCAATTTGGATTTTGGGAAGATTGCTGCCGTTTCTGGTAGTGGACAGCAACATGGCAGTGTTTATTGGAAGAAAGGTAGTTCTGCATTGTTATCATCATTGGACCCCAAGAAGCCATTAGTTGATCAGCTCCGCGATGCCTTTTCTGTTAAGGAATCACCGATATGGATGGACTGCAGCACAACTGCTCAGTGTAGAGAAATAGAGAAAGCTGTCGGTGGTGCATTGGAGTTGTCTAAAATTACTGGTTCTCGAGCTTATGAGAGATAcacaggaccacaaattcggaAGATATTTGAGACACAACAAGAAACTTATGAGAACACTGAGAGGATCTCTCTTGTTAGCTCTTTCATGGCATGTCTATTCTTAGGGGCTTATGCTTGTATTGATACAACTGATGGTGCAGGGATGAACTTGATGGATATAAAGCAAAGGGCTTGGTCTAAAGCTGCATTGGAG GCTACAGCTCCAGGTTTGGAGGAAAAGCTTGGAAAGCTAGCTCCTGCACATGCTGTTGCTGGTTCTATTGCATCCTATTTTGTGGAGAG GTATAAGTTCAATAAGAATTGCTTGGTGGTTCAGTGGTCTGGAGACAATCCTAACAGTTTAGCAG GTTTAACTCTAAACACTCCTGGGGATCTAGCAATCAGTTTGGGCACTAGTGACACT GTCTTTGGAATCACCAAGGATCCTCAACCTGGTTTAGAAGGGCATGTTTTCCCGAATCCTGTTGATACAGAAGGCTACATGGTAATGTTGGTCTACAAAAATGGGTCTTTGACACGTGAAG ATGTACGTAATTGCTATGCTGAGAAATCTTGGGATGTTTTTAACAAATTTCTCGAGCAAACTCCTCCACTAAATG GTGGGAAGATAGGTTTCTATTACAAGGACCATGAGATTCTTCCTCCAATGCCTG TTGGCTTCCACCGCTAcattcttcaaaatttcaatgGGGAAACTCTGGATGGCTTGAATTTACAAGAAGTCCAAGAATTTGATCCTCCTTCCGAG GTTCGCGCCTTGATTGAGGGCCAATTTCTGTCGATGCGTGCTCATGCAGAAAGGTTCGGAATGCCTTCTCCTCCAAAACGAATCATTGCTACTGGTGGAGCATCAGCAAATAAAAGCATTCTCAGCTCAATTGCATCAATCTTTGGCTGTGATATATATACGGTTCAAAGACCTG ATTCAGCATCTCTGGGAGCTGCATTGAGGGCTGCTCATGGTTGGTTGTGCAACAAAAGGGGCAGTTTTGTGCCGATGTCTTGTATGTACAAGGATTTAGACAAGACATCCCTGAGCTGCAAGCTCTCGATGGCTGCTGAAGACCAGAAACTGGTTTCCAAGTATGCTTTATTGATGAAGAAGAGAATGGAACTAGAGAATAACCTTGTCAAAAAGTTGGGGCGGTACTAG
- the LOC105769396 gene encoding xylulose kinase 2 isoform X1, which translates to MGDLSLPNDALFVGFDSSTQSLKATVLDSNLVIVASGMIHFDSDLPHYKTKDGVYRDANVNGRIVSPTIMWVEALDLIFQRLSKSNLDFGKIAAVSGSGQQHGSVYWKKGSSALLSSLDPKKPLVDQLRDAFSVKESPIWMDCSTTAQCREIEKAVGGALELSKITGSRAYERYTGPQIRKIFETQQETYENTERISLVSSFMACLFLGAYACIDTTDGAGMNLMDIKQRAWSKAALEATAPGLEEKLGKLAPAHAVAGSIASYFVERYKFNKNCLVVQWSGDNPNSLAGLTLNTPGDLAISLGTSDTVFGITKDPQPGLEGHVFPNPVDTEGYMVMLVYKNGSLTREGIRNFLLFVKLVVYLSNKVFMFIDVRNCYAEKSWDVFNKFLEQTPPLNGGKIGFYYKDHEILPPMPVGFHRYILQNFNGETLDGLNLQEVQEFDPPSEVRALIEGQFLSMRAHAERFGMPSPPKRIIATGGASANKSILSSIASIFGCDIYTVQRPDSASLGAALRAAHGWLCNKRGSFVPMSCMYKDLDKTSLSCKLSMAAEDQKLVSKYALLMKKRMELENNLVKKLGRY; encoded by the exons atgggGGATTTATCTCTTCCTAATGACGCCCTCTTCGTTGGATTTGATAGTTCTACTCA GTCGTTGAAGGCAACTGTTTTGGACTCCAATCTCGTTATTGTTGCTTCAGGGATGATCCACTTTGACTCTGATttgcctcattataagactaaGGATGGTGTTTACAGAGACGCTAATGTTAATGGCAGAATTGTTTCACCCACCATAATGTGGGTGGAGGCTTTGGATCTTATTTTTCAAAGGCTTTCTAAATCCAATTTGGATTTTGGGAAGATTGCTGCCGTTTCTGGTAGTGGACAGCAACATGGCAGTGTTTATTGGAAGAAAGGTAGTTCTGCATTGTTATCATCATTGGACCCCAAGAAGCCATTAGTTGATCAGCTCCGCGATGCCTTTTCTGTTAAGGAATCACCGATATGGATGGACTGCAGCACAACTGCTCAGTGTAGAGAAATAGAGAAAGCTGTCGGTGGTGCATTGGAGTTGTCTAAAATTACTGGTTCTCGAGCTTATGAGAGATAcacaggaccacaaattcggaAGATATTTGAGACACAACAAGAAACTTATGAGAACACTGAGAGGATCTCTCTTGTTAGCTCTTTCATGGCATGTCTATTCTTAGGGGCTTATGCTTGTATTGATACAACTGATGGTGCAGGGATGAACTTGATGGATATAAAGCAAAGGGCTTGGTCTAAAGCTGCATTGGAG GCTACAGCTCCAGGTTTGGAGGAAAAGCTTGGAAAGCTAGCTCCTGCACATGCTGTTGCTGGTTCTATTGCATCCTATTTTGTGGAGAG GTATAAGTTCAATAAGAATTGCTTGGTGGTTCAGTGGTCTGGAGACAATCCTAACAGTTTAGCAG GTTTAACTCTAAACACTCCTGGGGATCTAGCAATCAGTTTGGGCACTAGTGACACT GTCTTTGGAATCACCAAGGATCCTCAACCTGGTTTAGAAGGGCATGTTTTCCCGAATCCTGTTGATACAGAAGGCTACATGGTAATGTTGGTCTACAAAAATGGGTCTTTGACACGTGAAGGTATCAGAAACTTCCTCCTATTTGTTAAGCTGGTTGTGTATTTATCTAACAAAGTCTTCATGTTTATAGATGTACGTAATTGCTATGCTGAGAAATCTTGGGATGTTTTTAACAAATTTCTCGAGCAAACTCCTCCACTAAATG GTGGGAAGATAGGTTTCTATTACAAGGACCATGAGATTCTTCCTCCAATGCCTG TTGGCTTCCACCGCTAcattcttcaaaatttcaatgGGGAAACTCTGGATGGCTTGAATTTACAAGAAGTCCAAGAATTTGATCCTCCTTCCGAG GTTCGCGCCTTGATTGAGGGCCAATTTCTGTCGATGCGTGCTCATGCAGAAAGGTTCGGAATGCCTTCTCCTCCAAAACGAATCATTGCTACTGGTGGAGCATCAGCAAATAAAAGCATTCTCAGCTCAATTGCATCAATCTTTGGCTGTGATATATATACGGTTCAAAGACCTG ATTCAGCATCTCTGGGAGCTGCATTGAGGGCTGCTCATGGTTGGTTGTGCAACAAAAGGGGCAGTTTTGTGCCGATGTCTTGTATGTACAAGGATTTAGACAAGACATCCCTGAGCTGCAAGCTCTCGATGGCTGCTGAAGACCAGAAACTGGTTTCCAAGTATGCTTTATTGATGAAGAAGAGAATGGAACTAGAGAATAACCTTGTCAAAAAGTTGGGGCGGTACTAG
- the LOC105770262 gene encoding uncharacterized protein LOC105770262: TFQCLGWSSCLNHRQGGQAKGLPDAKPGPAILQPVVMLDTSHEIAIYLHRFHNLDLFQQGWYQLKITVRWDNDAHATTAMPSRVLQYEAPNFGCEGGGYGVWRIDEKDNSFLTQPFRIKYARQDVLLFTMVAFDLPLKGNEGPSTSAVVLKFELLYAPLLDNGSEFQASPDSCPAAVHEFRIPSKALLGLHSYCPVYFDAFHAVLVDVSVHITLLKAGSYHDSMKVSSNSRTATADVAHESTGGSTQALNQAAPSDLKQVMLVKALLDARETLIVELQKLGSAINRTVDLTEYTSRMNDTKLFDSFLQANQVTADNEVSGQGKPQNGPEKANGGLDFQSDRLPQNLSKEDVTRMFNISGDQVLHLWSTFLTFHRDNKTKIMEVLHDAWAKDRKAEWSIWMVYSKSEMPQHHINGSSDERTTHHVGHKRGSSLWKLSDDPAHMAAVRADLHRRSIGQMKINNRSIQDMQIFGDPSAIPIVIVERVLNTPQRSLSYNSYMKNLDLKDSVPSRIDVSSEDGKKPSSATTAKKVRDLKIVVFVHGFQGHHLDLRLVRNQWLLLDPKIEFLMSEANEEKTSGDFREMGLRLAQEVISFLKKKMDKAAKYGRLGDIKLSFVGHSIGNVIIRTAIADTVMEPYLGYLHTYLSLSGPHLGYLYSSNSLFNSGLWVLKKFKGTQCIHQLTFTDDPDICNTFFYKLCKQKTLENFKNIILLSSPQDGYVPYHSARIESCKAASVDNSKKGKAFLEMLNSCLDQLRAPTTEDRVFLRSDVNFDTSAYGKNLNSFIGRAAHIEFLESDIFARFIMWSFPNLFK, from the exons ACTTTTCAATGTCTTGGGTGGTCAAGTTGTTTGAATCATAGGCAAGGGGGACAAGCAAAGGGGTTACCAGATGCAAAGCCGGGCCCGGCTATATTACAGCCGGTGGTCATGTTGGATACTTCCCATGAGATTGCAATTTACCTTCATAGGTTTCATAACCTCGATCTTTTCCAGCAAGG ATGGTATCAACTTAAGATTACCGTGAGATGGGACAATGATGCACATGCTACGACCGCGATGCCTTCGAGAGTCTTGCAATATGAAG CTCCAAATTTTGGTTGTGAGGGTGGTGGATATGGAGTATGGAGGATTGATGAAAAAGACAACAGTTTTTTAACACAGCCTTTTCGAATCAAATATGCGAGACAGGATGTTCTTTTATTTACCATGGTTGCATTTGATTTACCTCTAAAGGGAAATGAG GGTCCTTCAACATCAGCTGTCGTTTTGAAGTTTGAGCTTTTGTATGCTCCTCTGTTGGATAATGG TTCTGAGTTTCAGGCTTCTCCAGATAGTTGCCCTGCTGCTGTCCATGAATTTCGGATACCTTCTAAAGCTCTTTTAGGACTGCATTCCTATTGCCCTGTTTATTTTGATGCATTTCACGCTGTTCTTGTGGATGTAAGTGTTCACATCACTCTCCTAAAAGCTGGTTCCTACCATGACTCAATGAAGGTATCCAG CAATTCGCGTACTGCCACTGCTGATGTTGCACATGAAAGTACTGGTGGATCAACTCAA GCACTGAATCAAGCGGCTCCTAGTGACCTGAAACAGGTCATGCTTGTAAAGGCATTATTAGATGCTCGTGAAACCTTGATTGTAGAACTACAAAAGCTTGGAAGTGCTATTAACCGAACTGTTGATTTGACTGAATATACCTCCAGAATGAATGATACGAAGTTATTTGATTCATTTCTCCAAGCAAATCAGGTTACTGCTGATAATGAAGTTTCCGGACAAGGCAAGCCACAAAACGGTCCTGAG AAAGCTAATGGTGGATTAGATTTTCAAAGTGATCGATTGCCCCAGAACTTATCCAAAGAAGATGTAACTAGAATGTTTAATATATCTGGTGATCAAGTGTTACATTTGTGGAGCACTTTTCTGACTTTCCACAG GgataataaaacaaagataaTGGAAGTCCTTCATGATGCATGGGCTAAGGATCGGAAAGCTGAATGGTCGATATGGATGGTTTACTCTAAGTCTGAAATGCCTCAACATCATATAAATGGCAGTTCCGATGAGAGAACAACCCACCATGTTGGGCATAAGAGGGGTTCAAGTTTGTGGAAGTTATCTGATGAT CCTGCGCATATGGCAGCTGTGCGGGCTGACCTTCATCGACGGAGTATTGGACAAATGAAG ATTAATAATCGGTCAATCCAAGACATGCAAATATTTGGAGATCCTTCAGCGATTCCTATTGTAATTGTAGAACGTGTTCTGAATACTCCTCAACGTAGTTTAAGTTATAACTCATACATGAAGAATTTGGACCTAAAGGATTCAGTTCCCTCACGCATTGATGTTAGTTCTGAAGATGGGAAAAAGCCATCAAGTGCAACTACTGCAAAAAAAGTCCGTGATTTGAAGATTGTTGTCTTTGTGCACGGATTTCAG GGGCATCATCTGGATTTGCGGCTTGTTCGCAACCAATGGCTTTTGTTGGATCCAAAGATCGAGTTTCTCATGTCGGAGGCAAATGAAGAGAAAACATCTGGAGACTTCAGAGAAATGGGACTGAGGCTGGCGCAGGAGGTGATTTCTTtccttaaaaagaaaatggataaaGCTGCAAAATATGGACGCCTAGGAGATATCAAACTTAGTTTTGTCGGCCACTCTATTGGAAACGTCATAATAAGAACAGCAATAGCAG ACACTGTTATGGAACCTTACCTGGGATACCTTCATACATACCTATCTCTATCTGGTCCACACTTGGGATATCTATACAGTTCAAATTCTTTATTCAATTCCGGATTATGGGTTTTGAAGAAGTTCAAGGGGACACAATGCATCCATCAGCTCACTTTCACCGATGACCCCGATATCTGTAACACTTTCTTCTACAAACTTTGTAAG CAAAAAACTCTGgaaaatttcaagaatataATCCTCCTCTCTTCACCCCAG GATGGCTACGTCCCGTATCATTCTGCGAGGATTGAGTCATGCAAGGCAGCATCAGTGGACAACTCGAAAAAGGGAAAAGCATTTTTGGAGATGTTGAATTCCTGTTTGGACCAGTTACGAGCTCCTACAACTGAAGATCGAGTGTTTTTGAGATCCGATGTCAACTTTGACACATCCGCTTATGGCAAGAACTTAAACTCGTTCATTGGACGGGCTGCACATATCGAGTTTTTGGAGTCCGACATTTTTGCTCGCTTCATTATGTGGTCATTTCCGAATCTGTTTAAATAG